A region of Streptomyces sp. NBC_01267 DNA encodes the following proteins:
- a CDS encoding glycosyltransferase, producing MSVHSQSTAPYEAATPAFASAHPPEFPRHVVTAVLVSHDGARWLPDALAGLLGQERPVQNVVAADTGSADASAGLVTEALGAERVLHLARRTGFGTAVDEAVRTAGVLGPEELPYLKRPSGWDPVSRSWRDDTYDLPELPHGEPVQWLWLLHDDCAPDPDALAELLRVVENDPHAAVVGPKLRGWYDRKQLLEVGVSIANSGRRWTGLDRREQDQGQHDQVRSVLSVSTAGMLIRRDVWEELGGFDRRLPLMRDDVDLCWRAHAAGHRVVVAPDAVLRHAEASARERRPIDCVGRSVANPHRVDKAGAVYTLLTNTRGRGLPYVMLRLVLGTLMRVVAYLVGKAPGQALDEVAGLVGTLLRPERILAGRRRRGSGTVDASELRPLFPPPGATVKATAEQVVGHFGGSTDAEAGSRHGAVESGPGGDDADFLEIEQFARLKRIARKPGPVLFAVLLVVSLVACRALLGAGALAGGALLPAPEHVSELWNRYADVWHPFGTGGTQSAPPYLGIIAALSAVLLGHVGLALTLLLVCSVPLAGLTAYFVSRPLTGSRLLRAWGSVAYAFLPAATGALASGRVGTAVLAVLLPLIARCAVSAAGLRGARGSWRAVWAYTFLLTLAMAFTPIVWPLAVVLGIAVLALRRDDLVAYGLRFLALVGTPLLVLAPWSLSLLSSPSDFFREAGMEFGKGSASALDLLGMSPGGPKTAGGVLLIGVVLAALAALLRGERQFAIRGAWAVALVGLVFSVLANNAGWAGPATLVYGIALLAAAVLGAEGARGRVATQSFGWRQPVAGLIAVAALVAPLIAAFGWMASGADGPLERRDPVQVPAFVAEESGTRDQARTLILGGKSDAEVSYTLVRGSGGRLGDAELARAGGDSPRLDKIVAGLVAGSGADQSDQLSGYAIRYLLVRDGAPPAMSRVLDATPGLSRLSQLDGSALWRVDRQVARATIIPGTSTTASGGAADAAEPMSVAAGPVDIHTTVPAGTSGRVLRIADSVAPGWTATLDGRALTRTTVDGWAQGFELPTQGGKLDVTYDQPFTHTLWTWAQVVLVIVLLVLALPGRRKEIDDDLPEEELPVPAEPVAGEGRRARRLRAAAQAEAEAGAEDETDGAAPAGAQPLPEPAADDPYRPAEPDEEKPGMPAAEGDFAPQYGADVPQQPAYGEWDQPAYPPAGQYAGGQYAGEQYRNEQYQDGQFQGGRFPDGQYAEGRYPDAQYGNEPYQDGQQAHGGQYQDGQYQEGHQEGQYQDGQQYDPYPQQAPQEGEYDPYGYGRQPRQQPYPDETEHRPDGSNQ from the coding sequence ATGTCCGTGCACAGCCAATCGACGGCCCCTTACGAGGCCGCAACGCCTGCGTTCGCTTCCGCCCACCCACCAGAGTTCCCGCGGCACGTCGTCACCGCCGTGCTCGTCTCCCACGACGGCGCCCGCTGGCTGCCCGACGCGCTGGCCGGACTGCTCGGGCAGGAGCGGCCCGTACAGAACGTCGTCGCGGCCGACACCGGCAGCGCCGACGCGTCGGCGGGCCTGGTCACCGAAGCGCTCGGCGCGGAGCGGGTGTTGCACCTCGCCCGCCGCACCGGCTTCGGCACCGCCGTCGACGAGGCGGTCCGCACAGCAGGCGTCCTCGGTCCCGAGGAACTGCCGTACCTGAAGCGGCCCAGCGGCTGGGACCCGGTGAGCCGCAGTTGGCGCGACGACACCTACGACCTGCCCGAACTGCCGCACGGCGAACCGGTGCAGTGGCTCTGGCTGCTGCACGACGACTGCGCGCCCGACCCCGACGCACTCGCCGAACTGCTGCGCGTCGTGGAGAACGACCCGCACGCCGCCGTCGTCGGCCCCAAGCTCCGCGGCTGGTACGACCGTAAGCAACTGCTCGAAGTCGGCGTCTCGATCGCCAACAGCGGTCGGCGCTGGACCGGTCTCGACCGCCGTGAGCAGGACCAGGGACAGCACGACCAGGTGCGCTCCGTACTGTCCGTGTCGACCGCGGGCATGCTCATCAGGCGGGACGTCTGGGAGGAGCTGGGCGGCTTCGACCGCAGGCTGCCGCTCATGCGCGACGACGTCGACCTGTGCTGGCGCGCGCACGCCGCCGGCCACCGGGTCGTGGTCGCCCCCGACGCCGTACTGCGCCATGCGGAGGCATCGGCCCGCGAACGCAGGCCCATCGACTGTGTCGGACGCTCCGTCGCCAACCCGCACCGCGTCGACAAAGCGGGCGCCGTCTACACCCTGCTCACCAACACCCGGGGCAGGGGCCTCCCGTACGTCATGCTGCGGCTGGTCCTCGGCACCTTGATGCGAGTGGTCGCCTACCTCGTCGGCAAGGCGCCGGGACAGGCGCTCGACGAGGTCGCCGGGCTGGTGGGCACCCTGCTGCGTCCCGAGCGGATCCTGGCCGGGCGGCGCAGACGCGGCAGCGGAACGGTCGACGCGAGCGAACTGCGCCCGCTCTTCCCGCCGCCCGGCGCCACCGTCAAGGCCACCGCCGAACAGGTCGTCGGACACTTCGGCGGCAGCACCGACGCGGAAGCCGGATCGCGGCACGGCGCCGTCGAATCCGGTCCGGGCGGTGACGACGCCGACTTCCTGGAGATCGAGCAGTTCGCCCGGCTGAAGCGGATCGCGCGCAAACCGGGCCCCGTGCTGTTCGCCGTGCTCCTCGTGGTGTCGCTCGTCGCCTGCCGGGCGCTGCTCGGCGCAGGCGCACTCGCGGGCGGCGCACTGCTGCCCGCGCCCGAGCACGTGTCGGAGCTGTGGAACCGGTACGCCGACGTGTGGCACCCCTTCGGCACCGGCGGCACGCAGTCCGCCCCGCCGTACCTCGGGATCATCGCCGCACTCTCCGCCGTCCTCCTCGGACACGTCGGGCTGGCCCTCACCCTGCTGCTGGTCTGCTCCGTGCCGCTGGCCGGGCTCACCGCGTACTTCGTCTCCCGCCCGCTCACCGGCTCCCGCCTGCTGCGGGCCTGGGGCAGCGTCGCGTACGCCTTCCTGCCCGCCGCGACCGGCGCACTGGCGTCCGGCCGGGTCGGGACGGCCGTACTGGCGGTCCTGCTGCCGCTGATCGCCCGCTGCGCCGTGTCCGCCGCCGGACTGCGCGGTGCGCGCGGAAGCTGGCGCGCGGTCTGGGCGTACACCTTCCTGCTGACCCTCGCCATGGCCTTCACCCCGATCGTGTGGCCGCTCGCCGTGGTCCTGGGGATCGCCGTCCTGGCGCTGCGGCGCGACGACCTCGTGGCGTACGGACTGCGCTTCCTCGCGCTCGTCGGCACCCCCCTGCTGGTGCTCGCGCCCTGGTCGCTCTCCCTGCTGTCGAGCCCGTCGGACTTCTTCCGCGAGGCGGGCATGGAGTTCGGCAAGGGCTCGGCCTCCGCGCTCGACCTGCTGGGGATGAGCCCCGGCGGGCCGAAGACCGCGGGCGGCGTACTGCTGATCGGCGTGGTGCTCGCCGCACTGGCGGCCCTGCTGCGCGGGGAACGGCAGTTCGCGATCCGCGGCGCCTGGGCCGTGGCCCTGGTCGGGCTGGTCTTCTCCGTCCTCGCCAACAACGCGGGCTGGGCCGGTCCCGCCACACTCGTCTACGGCATCGCCCTGCTCGCCGCGGCCGTGCTCGGCGCGGAGGGCGCGCGCGGACGCGTCGCCACCCAGAGCTTCGGCTGGCGCCAGCCGGTCGCCGGGCTGATCGCCGTCGCGGCCCTCGTCGCCCCCCTGATCGCCGCCTTCGGATGGATGGCCAGCGGTGCGGATGGGCCGCTGGAGCGGCGCGACCCGGTGCAGGTACCGGCGTTCGTCGCCGAGGAGAGCGGCACCCGCGACCAGGCCCGCACCCTGATCCTCGGCGGGAAGTCCGACGCGGAAGTCTCGTACACGCTGGTACGCGGCTCCGGCGGCAGGCTCGGCGACGCCGAGCTGGCCCGCGCGGGCGGCGACAGCCCCCGGCTCGACAAGATCGTGGCCGGTCTGGTCGCGGGCTCCGGCGCCGACCAGTCCGACCAGCTCAGCGGGTACGCGATCCGCTACCTGCTGGTCCGCGACGGCGCGCCGCCGGCCATGAGCCGGGTACTGGACGCCACACCGGGGCTGAGCAGGCTGAGCCAGCTGGACGGCAGCGCCCTGTGGCGCGTCGACCGGCAGGTCGCACGGGCCACCATCATCCCGGGCACGTCGACGACCGCGTCCGGTGGCGCGGCCGACGCCGCCGAACCGATGTCCGTGGCAGCGGGCCCGGTGGACATCCACACCACGGTCCCGGCGGGCACGTCGGGCCGCGTCCTGCGGATCGCCGACTCCGTGGCGCCGGGCTGGACGGCCACCCTGGACGGCCGCGCCCTCACCAGGACGACGGTCGACGGCTGGGCCCAGGGCTTCGAACTCCCCACCCAGGGCGGGAAGCTCGACGTCACGTACGACCAGCCGTTCACCCACACCCTGTGGACCTGGGCCCAGGTGGTCCTCGTGATCGTCCTGCTGGTGCTCGCCCTGCCCGGCCGCCGCAAGGAGATCGACGACGACCTCCCCGAGGAGGAACTCCCCGTACCCGCGGAGCCGGTGGCGGGCGAGGGACGCCGGGCACGACGGCTGCGTGCCGCGGCCCAGGCGGAGGCCGAAGCGGGCGCGGAGGACGAGACGGACGGCGCGGCACCGGCCGGGGCGCAACCCCTGCCCGAGCCCGCGGCGGACGATCCGTACCGGCCCGCCGAGCCGGACGAGGAGAAGCCCGGGATGCCCGCGGCAGAGGGCGACTTCGCGCCGCAGTACGGGGCCGACGTACCGCAGCAGCCCGCATACGGCGAGTGGGACCAGCCGGCGTACCCGCCGGCCGGTCAGTACGCGGGCGGTCAGTACGCCGGTGAGCAGTACCGGAACGAGCAGTACCAGGACGGTCAGTTCCAGGGTGGCCGGTTCCCGGACGGTCAGTACGCCGAAGGCCGGTACCCCGACGCGCAGTACGGCAACGAGCCGTACCAGGACGGGCAGCAGGCCCACGGCGGTCAGTACCAGGACGGCCAGTACCAGGAAGGTCACCAGGAAGGTCAGTACCAGGACGGGCAGCAGTACGACCCGTACCCGCAACAGGCGCCGCAGGAAGGCGAGTACGACCCCTACGGCTACGGCCGGCAGCCCCGGCAGCAGCCGTACCCCGACGAGACCGAGCACCGCCCCGACGGGAGCAACCAGTGA
- a CDS encoding WhiB family transcriptional regulator has product MTELFQQLLVEDADEEFGWQERALCAQTDPESFFPEKGGSTREAKKVCLACEVRSECLEYALANDERFGIWGGLSERERRRLKKAAV; this is encoded by the coding sequence ATGACCGAGCTGTTCCAGCAACTGCTGGTCGAGGACGCGGATGAGGAATTCGGCTGGCAGGAGCGTGCACTGTGCGCCCAGACCGACCCCGAGTCCTTCTTCCCCGAGAAGGGCGGTTCCACCCGTGAGGCCAAGAAGGTCTGCCTCGCCTGCGAGGTCCGGTCCGAGTGCCTTGAGTACGCCCTCGCCAACGACGAGCGATTCGGCATCTGGGGCGGTCTGTCCGAGCGTGAACGCAGGCGGCTGAAAAAGGCTGCTGTCTAG
- a CDS encoding cysteine dioxygenase, translated as MNSDSDLQIAGDILAVQHLLQPAREHPATVAEFAGLARSLAADRGRWQHLVRYDAVSRWYHRLHEGPGYEVWLLSWVPGQGSGLHDHGPSSGVLTVLDGRLTERTERGRHTLTAGAQRVFAPGYAHEVVNDSLEPAVSLHVYYPGLTTMPMHSPQCAPVAVAT; from the coding sequence ATGAACAGCGACAGCGACCTCCAGATCGCCGGCGACATCCTCGCCGTCCAGCACCTGCTCCAGCCCGCCCGCGAGCACCCGGCCACCGTGGCCGAGTTCGCCGGACTCGCGCGCTCCCTCGCCGCCGACCGCGGCCGGTGGCAGCACCTCGTCAGGTACGACGCCGTCTCGCGCTGGTACCACCGGCTGCACGAGGGGCCCGGGTACGAGGTCTGGCTGCTGAGCTGGGTTCCCGGTCAGGGCAGCGGACTGCACGACCACGGTCCGTCGTCCGGTGTGCTCACGGTCCTCGACGGCCGGCTGACCGAACGCACCGAGCGCGGCAGGCACACACTGACCGCGGGCGCGCAGCGGGTCTTCGCACCCGGCTACGCCCATGAGGTCGTCAACGACTCCCTGGAGCCCGCGGTCAGCCTGCACGTGTACTACCCGGGCCTGACCACGATGCCGATGCACAGCCCGCAGTGCGCCCCGGTCGCCGTCGCCACCTGA
- the cofD gene encoding 2-phospho-L-lactate transferase, with translation MRIVVLAGGIGGARFLRGLKQAAPDADITVIGNTGDDIHLFGLKVCPDLDTVMYTLGGGIDEEQGWGRTDESFTVKSELAAYGVGPEWFGLGDRDFATHIVRTQMLGAGYPLSAVTEALCERWQPGVRLIPMSDDRVETHVAVDVDGERKAVHFQEYWVRLRASVEAQAVVPVGAEQAKPAPGVLEAIAAADVILFPPSNPVVSVGTILSVPGIREAIADAGVPVVGLSPIVGDAPVRGMADKVLAAVGVESTAAAVAEHYGSGLLDGWLVDTVDAASVARVEEAGIRCRAVPLMMTDPDTTAAMAREALALAEEVRV, from the coding sequence ATGCGCATTGTGGTTCTGGCCGGAGGCATCGGTGGTGCCCGATTCCTGCGTGGCCTCAAGCAGGCCGCGCCTGACGCGGACATCACCGTCATCGGCAACACCGGTGACGACATTCATCTGTTCGGGTTGAAGGTCTGCCCCGACCTCGACACGGTGATGTACACCCTGGGCGGTGGCATCGACGAGGAACAGGGCTGGGGGCGTACCGACGAGTCCTTCACCGTCAAGAGCGAACTCGCCGCGTACGGCGTGGGACCCGAGTGGTTCGGCCTCGGCGACCGTGACTTCGCGACGCACATCGTCCGTACCCAGATGCTCGGCGCGGGCTATCCGCTGAGCGCGGTCACCGAGGCGCTGTGCGAGCGGTGGCAGCCCGGCGTGCGGCTCATCCCCATGTCCGACGACCGCGTCGAGACGCATGTCGCCGTCGATGTCGACGGCGAGCGCAAGGCCGTCCACTTCCAGGAGTACTGGGTGCGGCTGCGGGCCTCGGTCGAGGCGCAGGCCGTCGTGCCGGTGGGCGCCGAACAGGCCAAGCCCGCGCCGGGCGTCCTCGAAGCCATCGCCGCCGCCGACGTGATCCTCTTCCCGCCGTCCAACCCGGTGGTCTCGGTCGGCACCATCCTGTCGGTGCCCGGGATACGCGAGGCGATCGCCGACGCGGGGGTACCGGTCGTCGGGCTCTCGCCCATCGTCGGGGACGCACCCGTGCGCGGGATGGCCGACAAGGTTCTCGCCGCGGTCGGCGTCGAGTCCACGGCCGCGGCGGTCGCCGAGCACTACGGCTCGGGTCTGCTGGACGGCTGGCTGGTCGACACCGTCGACGCCGCGTCGGTGGCCAGGGTCGAGGAGGCGGGCATCCGTTGCCGGGCCGTGCCGCTGATGATGACCGATCCGGACACCACCGCGGCGATGGCCCGCGAGGCGCTCGCCCTGGCCGAGGAGGTGCGGGTGTGA
- a CDS encoding coenzyme F420-0:L-glutamate ligase: MTSYRVWAVPGLPEVQPGDDLAKLIAGAAPELTDGDVVLVTSKIVSKAEGRIVQAQDREAAIDAETVRVVARRGALRIVENKQGLVMAAAGVDASNTPAGTVLLLPEDADSSARVIRRGLRDTLGVEVGVVVTDTFGRPWRNGLTDVAIGAAGVRVLDDLRGGQDAYGNPLSATVVATADELAAAGDLVKGKAAGLPVAVVRGLPHVVTAHGEGEGEDQDGGARAMVRVAADDMFRLGTSEAVREAVTQRRTVREFTNDPVDPGAVRRAVAAAVTAPAPHHTAPWRFVLLESAGSRTRLLDAMRDAWIEDLRRDGKSEESVAKRVRRGEVLRRAPYLAVPCMVLDGSHTYGDPRRDAAEREMFTVATGAGVQNFLVALAGERLGSAWVSSTMFCRDVVREVLGLPAEWEPMGAVAIGRPAGAPAERAERDVEGFIAVR; this comes from the coding sequence GTGACGTCCTACCGCGTCTGGGCCGTACCCGGGCTGCCCGAGGTGCAGCCCGGCGACGATCTCGCGAAGCTGATCGCCGGGGCCGCGCCGGAGTTGACGGACGGCGATGTCGTCCTCGTCACCTCCAAGATCGTCTCGAAGGCCGAGGGCCGCATCGTGCAGGCCCAGGACCGCGAGGCGGCGATCGACGCGGAGACGGTACGGGTGGTGGCGCGGCGCGGCGCCCTCCGGATCGTCGAGAACAAGCAGGGCCTGGTGATGGCCGCCGCCGGTGTCGATGCCTCCAACACCCCTGCCGGGACCGTGCTGTTGCTGCCGGAGGACGCCGACAGTTCGGCGCGGGTCATCCGCCGGGGGCTGCGGGACACGCTGGGCGTCGAGGTGGGCGTCGTCGTCACGGACACCTTCGGGCGTCCCTGGCGCAACGGCCTCACCGATGTGGCGATCGGGGCCGCCGGGGTGCGGGTGCTCGACGACCTGCGCGGCGGCCAGGACGCGTACGGCAATCCGCTCAGCGCCACCGTCGTCGCCACCGCCGATGAACTGGCCGCCGCGGGCGACCTGGTGAAGGGCAAGGCGGCGGGCCTGCCGGTCGCCGTGGTGCGCGGCCTGCCGCACGTCGTCACGGCTCACGGCGAGGGCGAAGGGGAGGACCAGGACGGAGGTGCCCGTGCGATGGTGCGGGTCGCCGCCGACGACATGTTCCGGCTCGGTACGTCCGAGGCGGTACGGGAAGCGGTCACCCAGCGGCGTACCGTCCGTGAGTTCACCAACGATCCGGTGGACCCGGGCGCGGTGCGCCGCGCGGTCGCGGCGGCCGTCACCGCCCCGGCCCCGCACCACACCGCCCCGTGGCGTTTCGTACTCCTGGAGTCCGCGGGGTCGCGCACCCGGCTGCTCGACGCGATGCGGGACGCCTGGATCGAGGACCTGCGGCGCGACGGCAAGTCGGAGGAGTCCGTCGCCAAGCGGGTGCGCCGCGGTGAAGTACTGCGGCGGGCACCGTACTTGGCGGTGCCCTGCATGGTGCTGGACGGCTCGCACACCTACGGGGACCCCCGGCGGGACGCGGCGGAGCGCGAGATGTTCACCGTGGCGACCGGTGCGGGCGTGCAGAACTTCCTGGTGGCGCTGGCGGGTGAGCGGCTGGGATCGGCGTGGGTCTCCTCGACGATGTTCTGCCGGGACGTGGTGCGCGAGGTGCTGGGGCTGCCTGCGGAGTGGGAGCCGATGGGGGCGGTGGCGATCGGACGTCCGGCGGGTGCTCCTGCGGAACGGGCCGAGCGGGACGTGGAGGGGTTCATCGCGGTGCGGTGA
- a CDS encoding DNA-3-methyladenine glycosylase family protein: MAGRFIARSGPVDLALVLGVLRRGPWDPTYRMTPDGAVWRASLTPEGPGTLRITADGAEGWGPGADWLLDRLPALLGELDDPSAFVPRHRLVADVHRRRPQLRLCRTGLVLESLIPSVLEQKVTVDEAYRAWRLLLRKFGAPAPGPAPAHMHVMPDPRTWALIPSWEWHRAGVDNKRASTILRAVRVARRLEEAATMPPAEAARRLELIPGIGPWTSAETLQRAVGAPDAVTVGDLHLPGIVGYALTGRRGVDDDGMLELLEPYAGQRHRAVRLILLTGRVPGRRVPKMPRTDIARL; this comes from the coding sequence GTGGCAGGACGTTTCATCGCGAGGAGCGGCCCCGTCGACCTCGCCCTGGTCCTCGGGGTGCTCCGCCGTGGCCCGTGGGACCCCACGTACCGGATGACGCCGGACGGCGCGGTGTGGCGGGCCAGCCTGACTCCCGAAGGACCCGGCACGCTGCGGATCACCGCGGACGGCGCCGAGGGCTGGGGTCCGGGCGCCGACTGGCTGCTGGACCGGCTGCCCGCGCTGCTGGGCGAACTGGACGACCCGTCCGCGTTCGTACCGCGCCACCGGCTGGTCGCCGACGTGCACCGGCGCCGCCCGCAGCTGCGGCTCTGCCGCACCGGTCTGGTCCTGGAGTCGCTGATCCCGTCGGTCCTGGAGCAGAAGGTCACGGTCGACGAGGCCTACCGGGCCTGGCGCCTGCTGCTCCGTAAATTCGGCGCACCGGCGCCCGGTCCGGCCCCCGCACACATGCATGTCATGCCCGACCCGCGCACCTGGGCGCTCATCCCGTCCTGGGAGTGGCACCGCGCGGGCGTCGACAACAAACGCGCGTCGACGATCCTGCGGGCGGTCCGGGTGGCGCGCCGGCTGGAGGAAGCGGCGACGATGCCCCCGGCCGAGGCCGCCCGCCGACTGGAACTGATCCCCGGCATCGGCCCCTGGACCTCGGCGGAAACGCTCCAGCGCGCCGTCGGAGCACCGGACGCGGTGACGGTCGGCGACCTGCATCTGCCGGGAATCGTCGGCTACGCGCTGACGGGCCGCCGGGGCGTCGACGACGACGGGATGCTGGAACTCCTGGAACCGTACGCGGGCCAGCGCCACCGCGCGGTCCGGCTGATCCTGCTGACGGGGCGGGTGCCGGGGAGGCGGGTACCGAAGATGCCACGGACGGACATCGCGCGGCTGTGA
- a CDS encoding NDP-sugar synthase: MTEAILLVGGKGTRLRPLTVNTPKPMVPAAGVPFLTHQLARARAAGIDHIVLATSYLAEVFEPHFGDGSALGLHLEYVTEVEPLGTGGAIRNVAGRLRSEPGEPVLIFNGDILTGLDIEALVTTHETSGADVSLHLTKVEDPRAFGLVPTDDTGRVTAFLEKPQTPEEIVTDQINAGAYVFTRSVIDTIPTGRPVSVERETFPQLLRSGAHLQGMVDSTYWLDLGTPQAFVRGSADLVLGHAPSPAVPGRCGDRLVLDSATVAPDAKVTGGTAIGEGVVVGAGATIDGSTVLDGAVVEPGAVITDSLIGAGARIGARSVLTGAVVGDGARVGADNELRAGIRIWCGAVLPDGSVRFSSDQ; the protein is encoded by the coding sequence GTGACAGAAGCGATTCTCCTGGTCGGTGGCAAGGGCACGCGGCTGCGACCGCTCACGGTCAACACGCCCAAACCGATGGTCCCCGCGGCCGGAGTCCCCTTCCTCACCCACCAGTTGGCACGCGCGCGGGCCGCCGGGATCGACCACATCGTGCTCGCCACCTCGTATCTCGCCGAGGTCTTCGAGCCGCACTTCGGCGACGGGTCCGCCCTGGGCCTGCACCTGGAGTACGTCACCGAGGTCGAGCCGCTGGGCACGGGCGGCGCCATCCGCAATGTCGCCGGACGCCTGCGCTCGGAGCCCGGTGAGCCCGTCCTCATCTTCAACGGGGACATCCTCACCGGCCTGGACATCGAAGCGCTCGTCACCACCCACGAGACCTCGGGCGCGGACGTCTCCCTCCACCTGACCAAGGTCGAGGACCCGCGCGCCTTCGGGCTGGTCCCGACGGACGACACCGGCCGGGTGACCGCCTTCCTGGAGAAGCCGCAGACCCCGGAGGAGATCGTCACCGACCAGATCAACGCGGGCGCCTACGTCTTCACGCGCTCGGTCATCGACACGATCCCGACGGGCCGCCCGGTCTCGGTGGAACGCGAGACCTTCCCCCAGCTGCTGCGCTCGGGCGCCCACCTCCAGGGCATGGTCGACTCGACGTACTGGCTCGACCTGGGCACCCCGCAGGCCTTCGTACGCGGTTCGGCCGACCTGGTCCTCGGCCATGCGCCGTCCCCCGCCGTGCCCGGCCGCTGCGGCGACCGGCTGGTGCTGGACAGCGCCACCGTCGCCCCGGACGCCAAGGTGACCGGCGGTACGGCGATCGGCGAGGGCGTGGTCGTCGGCGCCGGGGCCACGATCGACGGCAGTACGGTCCTGGACGGCGCGGTCGTCGAGCCCGGTGCGGTGATCACCGATTCGCTGATCGGTGCCGGAGCCCGGATCGGCGCCCGCTCGGTGCTGACCGGCGCGGTCGTCGGGGACGGTGCGCGGGTGGGCGCGGACAACGAGCTGCGCGCGGGCATAAGGATCTGGTGCGGGGCGGTCCTGCCGGACGGTTCCGTGCGTTTCTCGTCCGACCAGTAG
- a CDS encoding peptidoglycan recognition protein family protein yields the protein MPNIVFMRAHKSASVLSASIAVACAAALALPFAAPAGAASPARHAGTPDTAVPGSTRSLRLTPLASGRSAGATAGAELSEQHVKPFSLLGVVWNDRHAELDGTVQVRTRHVGSTAWSGWQDVETHNDDHAADTGTAEADAPGVHGSTAPLWVGNSDGVQVRVRPAAPAAPARTGVRGASVRPTAAPLPAGLRLDLVDPGPDPGPQQSADDRTTSGADEGNGPAADTGQEGDTGVAAGSGDTPALAPEGPTELPALSKADTEADLAASTGRRADTFVGPRPRIVTRSGWGADESIRESQFLYTNTVKAAFVHHTATGNNYTCAQAPSLMRSIYRYHVKSNGWRDIGYNFVIDKCGNIYEGRAGGVTKAVMGAHTLGFNTDTTGIAVLGTFTSADPPEAVVSALAHLSAWKLGLTGADPSGRTTLVSGGGNRYPKGTDVKLDVISGHRDGFATDCPGERLYQELPAIRDAAADLQGR from the coding sequence ATGCCCAACATCGTATTTATGCGTGCTCATAAGTCTGCCTCCGTCCTCTCCGCGTCGATCGCCGTGGCGTGCGCCGCCGCGCTCGCCCTCCCGTTCGCCGCGCCGGCCGGTGCCGCGTCCCCCGCCAGGCACGCCGGTACGCCGGACACGGCGGTCCCCGGCTCCACCCGGTCGCTGAGGCTCACCCCGCTCGCCTCCGGCCGGTCCGCGGGCGCCACCGCCGGTGCGGAGCTGTCCGAGCAGCACGTCAAACCGTTCTCACTGCTCGGTGTGGTCTGGAACGACCGGCACGCCGAACTCGACGGGACCGTCCAGGTCCGCACCCGGCACGTGGGCTCCACGGCCTGGTCCGGCTGGCAGGACGTCGAGACCCACAACGACGACCACGCCGCCGACACCGGTACCGCGGAGGCCGACGCACCCGGCGTGCACGGCTCCACCGCACCGCTCTGGGTGGGCAACTCGGACGGCGTCCAGGTCCGCGTACGCCCCGCCGCGCCCGCCGCCCCGGCGCGTACCGGGGTGCGCGGCGCCTCCGTACGGCCCACGGCAGCCCCGCTGCCCGCGGGCCTGCGGCTGGACCTCGTGGACCCGGGGCCCGACCCCGGTCCGCAGCAGTCCGCGGACGACCGCACGACGTCCGGCGCCGACGAGGGCAACGGTCCCGCGGCGGACACCGGGCAGGAAGGGGACACCGGGGTGGCCGCCGGATCCGGGGACACCCCCGCGCTCGCGCCGGAGGGCCCCACCGAACTGCCCGCGCTCAGCAAGGCGGACACCGAGGCCGACCTCGCGGCCTCCACCGGCCGGCGGGCGGACACCTTCGTGGGGCCCCGGCCGCGCATCGTGACCCGCAGCGGCTGGGGCGCCGACGAGAGCATCCGCGAGTCCCAGTTCCTCTACACGAACACCGTGAAGGCCGCCTTCGTGCACCACACGGCGACCGGCAACAACTACACCTGCGCACAGGCGCCCTCGCTCATGCGGAGCATCTACCGCTACCACGTGAAGAGCAACGGCTGGCGGGACATCGGCTACAACTTCGTCATCGACAAGTGCGGGAACATCTACGAGGGCCGGGCCGGCGGGGTGACCAAGGCCGTCATGGGCGCGCACACCCTCGGGTTCAACACGGACACCACCGGCATCGCCGTCCTCGGCACCTTCACCTCGGCCGATCCGCCCGAGGCCGTCGTCAGCGCGCTCGCCCACCTCAGCGCCTGGAAGCTCGGGCTGACCGGCGCGGACCCGAGCGGCCGGACCACGCTCGTGTCCGGCGGCGGCAACCGCTACCCGAAGGGCACCGACGTCAAGCTCGATGTGATCTCCGGACACCGCGACGGGTTCGCGACCGACTGCCCCGGGGAGCGCCTCTACCAGGAACTCCCCGCGATCCGGGACGCAGCCGCCGACCTCCAGGGCCGCTGA